The following proteins are encoded in a genomic region of Cellulomonas sp. ES6:
- a CDS encoding histidine kinase yields MPGTDHRHAALVDGLVALGVLLGWTLAVTLLARTGLWSPRWQEAHLWAGVGLAAPLALRRAAPAAGLWLTVLVYPLGYAVLTYGATVQADLHAAPLLVAAYAATRARAVHPVLAGAAGAAATAVLATGTDNLRLLLSGAAGPANPALGDPSDTLLLVLLVLAATTLGTVAGRLAATTRSLELRNAELHALQAERERAAVRAERTRIARELHDVVAHHVSAIVVRAQAADRVGDRHPEEYRDAVRWIAPAGKEALTAMRSVVRVLRAADRPDVPLSPLPGLTELQDVLERVRGSGLAVEAVLPDPLPPCPPEVGLAVVRVAQEALTNVLVHSDAARARVELSGRPGRLALRVEDDGPARAGTGGTGSTGGGGNGVVHMRERAAACGGTLAAGPAGPAGRGWVVALEVPVP; encoded by the coding sequence ATGCCCGGGACCGACCACCGTCACGCCGCGCTCGTCGACGGCCTCGTCGCGCTCGGCGTGCTGCTGGGGTGGACGCTCGCGGTCACCCTGCTCGCGCGCACCGGGCTGTGGAGCCCGCGCTGGCAGGAGGCGCACCTGTGGGCCGGCGTCGGCCTGGCGGCACCGCTGGCGCTGCGCCGCGCGGCCCCGGCGGCCGGGCTGTGGCTGACGGTCCTCGTCTACCCGCTCGGCTACGCGGTGCTGACCTACGGGGCCACGGTGCAGGCCGACCTGCACGCGGCGCCCCTCCTCGTGGCGGCCTACGCGGCGACGCGCGCCCGGGCGGTGCACCCGGTGCTCGCCGGGGCGGCGGGGGCGGCCGCGACCGCGGTGCTCGCGACGGGGACCGACAACCTCCGCCTGCTGCTGTCCGGGGCGGCGGGGCCTGCGAACCCCGCGCTCGGCGATCCCTCGGACACGCTGCTGCTGGTGCTGCTCGTCCTCGCGGCGACGACGCTCGGCACCGTGGCGGGTCGGCTGGCGGCCACCACCCGCTCGCTCGAGCTCCGCAACGCCGAGCTGCACGCCCTGCAGGCGGAGCGCGAGCGGGCCGCGGTCCGGGCCGAGCGCACCCGCATCGCCCGGGAGCTGCACGACGTCGTCGCGCACCACGTCAGCGCGATCGTGGTGCGGGCCCAGGCCGCGGACCGCGTCGGCGACCGCCACCCCGAGGAGTACCGGGACGCGGTGCGGTGGATCGCGCCGGCCGGCAAGGAGGCGCTGACCGCGATGCGGTCGGTCGTGCGCGTGCTGCGGGCCGCGGACCGGCCGGACGTCCCGCTGTCCCCCCTGCCGGGGCTGACGGAGCTGCAGGACGTGCTCGAGCGCGTGCGGGGGTCGGGCCTGGCGGTCGAGGCGGTGCTGCCCGACCCGCTGCCGCCGTGCCCGCCGGAGGTCGGGCTGGCGGTGGTCCGCGTCGCGCAGGAGGCGCTGACGAACGTGCTGGTGCACTCGGACGCCGCCCGCGCCCGGGTCGAGCTGAGCGGCCGCCCGGGCCGCCTCGCGCTGCGGGTCGAGGACGACGGTCCGGCGCGCGCCGGCACCGGGGGCACCGGGAGCACCGGGGGCGGCGGCAACGGGGTCGTCCACATGCGCGAGCGCGCGGCGGCGTGCGGCGGGACCCTGGCGGCGGGTCCGGCAGGTCCTGCCGGGCGCGGCTGGGTCGTCGCCCTGGAGGTGCCGGTGCCGTGA
- a CDS encoding GAP family protein encodes MLDAIGSFLPVALAVALSPFPLVATTLLLTGPRARTSGWLFLAGWVVGLGALTAVALLVVGGVESVDGGPRAVAWLRVLLGAALVVLAVRKVVAARGSGTPDAPGWLSAFDDPAPARTLGLGAALGGANPKNIALTASAAATVQEVAPDAVVASGGVFVLLGSASVLAAVAAHAVAGARAEPVLTRVRDLMTRHSAVLTAAVLLLIGGKILGDGLAAL; translated from the coding sequence GTGCTCGACGCGATCGGCTCGTTCCTGCCCGTGGCGCTCGCCGTCGCCCTGAGCCCGTTCCCGCTGGTGGCGACGACGCTGCTGCTGACCGGCCCGCGGGCTCGCACGTCGGGGTGGCTGTTCCTCGCCGGCTGGGTCGTGGGGCTGGGCGCCCTGACCGCGGTCGCGCTCCTCGTCGTCGGCGGCGTGGAGTCGGTGGACGGCGGGCCCCGCGCCGTCGCGTGGCTCCGGGTGCTGCTCGGTGCCGCGCTCGTCGTGCTCGCCGTGCGGAAGGTCGTCGCGGCGCGCGGGTCCGGGACGCCCGACGCCCCGGGCTGGCTGTCGGCCTTCGACGACCCGGCACCCGCCCGGACGCTGGGACTGGGCGCGGCGCTGGGCGGCGCCAACCCGAAGAACATCGCGCTCACCGCGTCCGCCGCGGCCACGGTGCAGGAGGTCGCCCCGGACGCCGTCGTCGCCTCCGGCGGCGTGTTCGTGCTGCTCGGGTCGGCGAGCGTCCTCGCCGCGGTCGCGGCCCACGCCGTGGCGGGGGCGCGGGCCGAGCCGGTGCTGACCCGGGTCCGCGACCTCATGACACGGCACAGCGCGGTCCTCACCGCGGCGGTCCTGCTCCTGATCGGCGGGAAGATCCTCGGCGACGGCCTCGCGGCGCTGTAG
- a CDS encoding NUDIX hydrolase produces the protein MTVADATSGGPADRPAPRPVLEHTDLHHGKIWDLVSETVDLGESQVVREFVDHPGAVAVIALDEDDRVLLLRQYRHPVRAELWEPPAGLRDVDGEPPHVTAARELAEEADLRAGSWHELTEFATSPGGSTERIVVYLARDLSEVPEAERFAREDEEAGMVPLWLPLDDAVTAVLEGRLHSPSAAVGVLAAAASRDRGWSTLRPV, from the coding sequence GTGACGGTCGCCGACGCGACGAGCGGGGGGCCGGCCGACCGGCCGGCCCCCCGCCCCGTCCTGGAGCACACGGACCTGCACCACGGCAAGATCTGGGACCTGGTGTCCGAGACCGTGGACCTCGGGGAGTCGCAGGTGGTCCGCGAGTTCGTCGACCACCCCGGTGCCGTCGCGGTGATCGCGCTCGACGAGGACGACCGCGTGCTGCTCCTGCGGCAGTACCGGCACCCGGTGCGGGCCGAGCTCTGGGAGCCGCCGGCCGGCCTGCGGGACGTCGACGGGGAACCGCCGCACGTGACCGCCGCCCGCGAGCTCGCCGAGGAGGCCGACCTGCGGGCCGGCTCGTGGCACGAGCTCACGGAGTTCGCCACCTCCCCGGGCGGGTCCACCGAGCGGATCGTCGTGTACCTGGCCCGCGACCTGTCGGAGGTGCCCGAGGCCGAGCGGTTCGCCCGCGAGGACGAGGAGGCGGGCATGGTCCCGCTGTGGCTGCCGCTCGACGACGCGGTCACGGCCGTGCTCGAGGGTCGGCTGCACAGCCCGAGCGCGGCGGTCGGCGTCCTGGCGGCTGCCGCGTCGCGCGACCGGGGCTGGAGCACGCTGCGCCCCGTGTGA
- a CDS encoding ABC transporter permease: protein MRFPAVLADASVVAKRNIIKIKRVPDLLVFTTLSPIMFVLLFSYVFGGAIDQQGGGSAYREFLIAGIFAQTVIFGATVTGAALAEDLKKGILDRFRSLPMAPSAVLTGRTFSDVVNNVIVLVVMGLTGLVVGWRIRSSWLDALAGFGLLLAFAYAISWIMAWVGMLVPSPEVVNNASFIIIFPLTFVANTFVPLETLPTPLQTFAEWNPVSAVTQAARELFGNIPPGVPEPTAWPLQNPELYTLIWSALFLAIFVPLANAQYRVSTSR from the coding sequence ATGCGGTTCCCCGCCGTGCTGGCCGACGCGTCCGTCGTCGCCAAGCGCAACATCATCAAGATCAAGCGGGTCCCCGACCTGCTGGTGTTCACCACGCTGTCGCCGATCATGTTCGTGCTGCTGTTCTCGTACGTCTTCGGCGGCGCGATCGACCAGCAGGGCGGCGGGTCCGCCTACCGGGAGTTCCTCATCGCGGGGATCTTCGCCCAGACGGTCATCTTCGGCGCGACCGTCACCGGGGCGGCGCTCGCCGAGGACCTCAAGAAGGGCATCCTCGACCGGTTCCGGTCGCTGCCGATGGCGCCGTCCGCCGTCCTCACCGGCCGCACGTTCTCCGACGTCGTCAACAACGTCATCGTGCTGGTCGTCATGGGGCTGACCGGCCTCGTCGTCGGCTGGCGCATCCGGTCGTCGTGGCTCGACGCGCTCGCCGGGTTCGGGCTGCTGCTGGCGTTCGCCTACGCGATCTCCTGGATCATGGCGTGGGTTGGGATGCTGGTGCCGAGCCCGGAGGTCGTGAACAACGCGTCGTTCATCATCATCTTCCCGCTGACGTTCGTGGCCAACACGTTCGTCCCGCTGGAGACGCTGCCGACGCCGCTGCAGACGTTCGCGGAGTGGAACCCCGTCTCCGCGGTCACGCAGGCCGCACGGGAGCTGTTCGGCAACATCCCACCGGGCGTGCCCGAACCCACGGCGTGGCCGCTGCAGAACCCCGAGCTCTACACGCTGATCTGGTCCGCGCTGTTCCTGGCGATCTTCGTACCGCTCGCGAACGCGCAGTACCGGGTGTCCACCAGCCGCTGA
- a CDS encoding M15 family metallopeptidase produces the protein MTTTRRPDRLTADPDRTSPAPAGVRGADVGHADARGTRGRRPGGHGGGAWRRWGVVALLVLAAGAWAVQGVDLSAAADRLLSGAARGPGTPTGTVPASEPPRASDPAGAGDPAGEGDPAGAGDAGGLDPELQRRLDAAVAAAAADGIELTLTSGRRTPEEQQRLVDQAVERYGVPEAYRWVLPPDRSAHVQGLAVDVGPTDGALWLGEHGEELGLCRTYANEMWHFEMLPDGATTCPEQRPDSSWAW, from the coding sequence ATGACGACGACCCGCCGGCCCGACCGGCTCACGGCAGACCCCGACCGCACGAGCCCGGCACCCGCGGGCGTGCGGGGTGCGGACGTCGGGCACGCGGACGCACGCGGCACCCGCGGGCGCCGGCCCGGCGGCCACGGCGGCGGGGCGTGGCGGCGGTGGGGCGTCGTGGCGCTGCTCGTGCTCGCGGCCGGCGCCTGGGCGGTGCAGGGCGTGGACCTGTCCGCGGCCGCCGACCGGCTCCTGTCCGGCGCGGCGCGCGGCCCGGGCACGCCGACGGGCACCGTCCCCGCGTCCGAGCCGCCCCGCGCGTCCGACCCGGCCGGCGCGGGCGATCCGGCCGGTGAGGGTGATCCGGCCGGTGCGGGCGATGCCGGCGGCCTCGACCCCGAGCTGCAGCGACGGCTCGACGCCGCCGTCGCCGCCGCGGCGGCCGACGGGATCGAGCTGACCTTGACGTCCGGCCGCCGCACCCCGGAGGAGCAGCAGCGGCTCGTCGACCAGGCGGTGGAGCGCTACGGCGTCCCCGAGGCGTACCGCTGGGTGCTGCCGCCGGACCGGTCCGCCCACGTCCAGGGGCTGGCTGTCGACGTGGGCCCGACCGACGGTGCGCTGTGGCTGGGGGAGCACGGCGAGGAGCTCGGGCTGTGCCGCACGTACGCCAACGAGATGTGGCACTTCGAGATGCTCCCCGACGGCGCCACCACGTGCCCCGAGCAACGCCCGGACTCGTCGTGGGCCTGGTGA
- a CDS encoding response regulator transcription factor: MTDAPEVRVLVADDQAMIRFGLRLIIDHEPGLTTVAEAADGAQAVELAARHRPAVVLMDIRMPVLDGIEATRRLRADPALDAVRVLVLTTFDDEEYVTRALHAGADGFLLKDTDPAALVTAVRRVHQGGSVLDPAIAPLVLEQWRRWGRSRPQAATDPSGPGGLSPRERDVLLAVARGRSNQEAADELGLAVATVKAHVHGLLAKTGTTSRTQLVVLAYESGLVVPGGDLPR; this comes from the coding sequence GTGACCGACGCCCCCGAGGTCCGCGTGCTCGTGGCGGACGACCAGGCGATGATCCGCTTCGGCCTGCGGCTGATCATCGACCACGAGCCCGGGCTGACGACCGTCGCGGAGGCCGCCGACGGCGCGCAGGCCGTCGAGCTCGCCGCCCGGCACCGCCCCGCCGTCGTGCTCATGGACATCCGCATGCCGGTGCTCGACGGGATCGAGGCGACCCGGCGGCTGCGCGCCGACCCCGCGCTCGACGCCGTGCGGGTGCTCGTGCTCACGACGTTCGACGACGAGGAGTACGTCACCCGGGCGCTGCACGCCGGCGCGGACGGGTTCCTGCTCAAGGACACGGACCCGGCGGCGCTGGTCACGGCGGTCCGGCGGGTGCACCAGGGCGGCTCGGTGCTCGACCCGGCGATCGCTCCCCTGGTGCTCGAGCAGTGGCGGCGCTGGGGCCGCTCCCGCCCGCAGGCGGCGACCGACCCGTCGGGGCCCGGCGGCCTGAGCCCGCGCGAGCGGGACGTGCTGCTGGCCGTGGCGCGCGGGCGGTCGAACCAGGAGGCCGCGGACGAGCTCGGCCTGGCCGTCGCCACGGTCAAGGCGCACGTCCACGGCCTGCTCGCGAAGACCGGCACGACCTCGCGGACGCAGCTCGTGGTGCTCGCGTACGAGTCGGGCCTGGTGGTGCCGGGCGGCGATCTTCCCCGCTGA
- a CDS encoding CTP synthase: MAERANRLSGRSDSTTRHIFVTGGVASSLGKGLTASSLGRLLRSRGLRVTMQKLDPYLNVDPGTMNPFQHGEVFVTEDGAETDLDVGHYERFLDVDLVGSANVTTGQVYSHVIAKERRGEYLGDTVQVIPHITDEIKTRMRSQAADDVDIIITEIGGTVGDIESQPFLEAARQVRHELGRDNVFFLHVSLVPYIGPSGELKTKPTQHSVAALRSIGIQPDAIVLRSDREVPQSIKAKIALMCDVDTQGVISCKDAPSIYDIPRVIHAEGLDAYVVQRLGLQFRDVDWSGWDDLLERVHQPAHHVEIALVGKYIDLPDAYLSVTEALRAGGFHHDAKVRIRWVTSDDCQTPDGAQRALSGVDAVLIPGGFGVRGIEGKLGALRWSRENRVPTLGICLGLQTMVIEYARNVLGLPGASSSEFDADPADPVVATMAEQLAIVGGEGDLGGTMRLGSYEAVLTEGSVVAEAYGTTRVTERHRHRYEVNNAYRDKLEEAGLVISGVSPDSSLVEFVELPRDVHPYYVSTQAHPEFKSRPTRAHPLFSGLVAAALAAQQAAPAGRRATVEA, translated from the coding sequence GTGGCAGAGCGCGCAAATCGACTCTCCGGGCGGTCGGACTCCACGACCCGGCACATCTTCGTCACGGGAGGCGTCGCCTCCTCACTGGGCAAGGGCCTGACCGCCTCCAGCCTGGGACGACTTCTCCGCTCCCGCGGTCTGCGGGTCACGATGCAGAAGCTCGACCCGTACCTCAACGTCGACCCCGGGACGATGAACCCGTTCCAGCACGGCGAGGTCTTCGTCACCGAGGACGGCGCCGAGACGGACCTCGACGTCGGGCACTACGAGCGGTTCCTCGACGTCGACCTCGTCGGGTCGGCGAACGTCACGACCGGCCAGGTCTACTCGCACGTGATCGCGAAGGAGCGGCGCGGCGAGTACCTCGGCGACACGGTCCAGGTGATCCCGCACATCACCGACGAGATCAAGACGCGCATGCGGTCGCAGGCCGCCGACGACGTCGACATCATCATCACCGAGATCGGCGGCACCGTCGGCGACATCGAGTCGCAGCCGTTCCTCGAGGCCGCCCGGCAGGTGCGCCACGAGCTCGGCCGCGACAACGTGTTCTTCCTGCACGTCTCGCTGGTGCCGTACATCGGCCCGTCGGGCGAGCTGAAGACCAAGCCGACGCAGCACTCCGTGGCCGCGCTGCGCAGCATCGGCATCCAGCCGGACGCCATCGTGCTGCGCTCCGACCGCGAGGTGCCGCAGTCGATCAAGGCGAAGATCGCGCTCATGTGCGACGTCGACACGCAGGGCGTCATCTCCTGCAAGGACGCGCCGAGCATCTACGACATCCCGCGCGTCATCCACGCCGAGGGCCTCGACGCGTACGTGGTGCAGCGGCTCGGCCTGCAGTTCCGCGACGTGGACTGGAGCGGGTGGGACGACCTGCTGGAGCGCGTGCACCAGCCGGCCCACCACGTCGAGATCGCGCTGGTCGGCAAGTACATCGACCTGCCCGACGCGTACCTGTCGGTGACCGAGGCGCTGCGCGCCGGAGGGTTCCACCACGACGCGAAGGTGCGGATCCGCTGGGTCACCTCCGACGACTGCCAGACGCCCGACGGGGCGCAGCGCGCGCTGTCCGGCGTGGACGCGGTGCTCATCCCCGGCGGCTTCGGCGTGCGGGGCATCGAGGGCAAGCTCGGCGCCCTGCGGTGGTCGCGCGAGAACCGGGTGCCGACGCTCGGCATCTGCCTGGGCCTGCAGACCATGGTCATCGAGTACGCGCGCAACGTGCTGGGCCTGCCCGGGGCGTCGTCGTCGGAGTTCGACGCGGACCCGGCCGACCCGGTGGTCGCGACCATGGCGGAGCAGCTCGCGATCGTGGGCGGCGAGGGCGACCTCGGCGGCACGATGCGCCTCGGCTCGTACGAGGCCGTGCTCACCGAGGGGTCCGTCGTGGCGGAGGCGTACGGCACGACCCGTGTCACCGAGCGGCACCGCCACCGGTACGAGGTCAACAACGCGTACCGCGACAAGCTCGAGGAGGCCGGCCTGGTCATCTCCGGGGTGTCGCCGGACTCGTCGCTGGTGGAGTTCGTCGAGCTGCCGCGCGACGTGCACCCGTACTACGTGTCGACGCAGGCGCACCCGGAGTTCAAGTCCCGGCCCACCCGCGCGCACCCGCTGTTCTCGGGCCTGGTGGCCGCCGCCCTGGCCGCGCAGCAGGCGGCCCCGGCCGGGCGCCGCGCCACGGTCGAGGCGTGA
- a CDS encoding ATP-binding cassette domain-containing protein: MEQAIEARGLAKRYKGVTALDGVDLTVPAGTVLGLLGPNGAGKTTIVRILSTLLRPDSGTAHVMGVDVLARPAEVRRRIGLSGQYAAVDEYLSGYENLEMIGRLYHLGARRARARARELLASFRLEDAADRPTRTYSGGMRRRLDLAGALVADPPVIFLDEPTTGLDPRGRTDMWEVIQQLVAGGTTLLLTTQYLEEADMLADEIVVIDHGRIIAQGTADQLKRQVGGERLELTVADAARLADVTEALAPLGVGAPAVDESRRSFVMPVSGGPEVLGEALRRLDAQDVRLEDVGLRRPTLDDVFLALTGRPTEQDDAPQEGGA; this comes from the coding sequence ATGGAACAGGCGATCGAGGCCCGCGGGCTCGCGAAGCGCTACAAGGGCGTCACCGCCCTGGACGGCGTGGACCTCACGGTGCCGGCCGGCACCGTGCTCGGTCTGCTCGGCCCGAACGGGGCCGGCAAGACCACCATCGTGCGGATCCTGTCGACGCTGCTGCGCCCGGACAGCGGGACCGCGCACGTCATGGGCGTCGACGTCCTGGCCCGCCCGGCGGAGGTCCGTCGCCGCATCGGGCTGTCGGGGCAGTACGCCGCGGTCGACGAGTACCTCTCGGGGTACGAGAACCTCGAGATGATCGGGCGCCTCTACCACCTCGGCGCGCGACGGGCCCGGGCCCGGGCGCGCGAGCTGCTCGCGTCGTTCCGCCTGGAGGACGCCGCCGACCGTCCCACGCGCACGTACTCCGGCGGCATGCGGCGGCGGCTCGACCTCGCCGGCGCCCTGGTGGCCGACCCGCCGGTCATCTTCCTCGACGAGCCGACCACGGGCCTGGACCCCCGCGGCCGCACCGACATGTGGGAGGTCATCCAGCAGCTCGTGGCCGGGGGCACCACCCTGCTGCTCACCACGCAGTACCTCGAGGAGGCCGACATGCTCGCCGACGAGATCGTCGTGATCGACCACGGGCGGATCATCGCGCAGGGCACCGCGGACCAGCTCAAGCGCCAGGTCGGCGGCGAGCGCCTCGAGCTCACCGTCGCCGACGCCGCCCGGCTCGCCGACGTCACCGAGGCCCTCGCCCCGCTGGGCGTCGGGGCCCCCGCCGTCGACGAGTCCCGCCGGTCGTTCGTCATGCCGGTGTCCGGCGGCCCCGAGGTGCTCGGGGAGGCGCTGCGCCGCCTCGACGCCCAGGACGTCCGCCTCGAGGACGTGGGCCTGCGCAGGCCGACCCTCGACGACGTGTTCCTCGCCCTCACCGGGCGCCCGACCGAGCAGGACGACGCCCCGCAGGAAGGAGGCGCGTGA
- a CDS encoding GGDEF domain-containing protein gives MPDASPPPPSPAGVVLAGTHAAVVLGLCAVLCLAGAVWPPSPLTRVGYWYAGGAVLAVATVAAVVWRHHPRTPLVAVLLGIAVGAAMVAVCRTAAGVVTTSLGLVVAGQAAALLGSRRLARGLLLLVVVTLAGAMVAAPVPFRPASWVVLAVMTVVTSELVTYLLSRLRELATTDDLTGVLTRAAFDERAAAVVARTTRDGRPVSLVCLDVDDFKEVNDTQGHQAGDDVLVRLVDAWRGTLGRHDVIGRRGGDEFAVVLAGRTAEDAEVWALQADAVRAPGDPTWSHGVAQARRDEPVREVLARADAALYARKGDRMAEGLA, from the coding sequence GTGCCCGACGCCAGCCCCCCGCCGCCCTCGCCGGCCGGGGTCGTCCTGGCCGGGACGCACGCGGCGGTGGTGCTCGGCCTGTGCGCCGTGCTGTGCCTGGCGGGCGCCGTCTGGCCGCCGTCGCCGCTGACGCGGGTCGGGTACTGGTACGCCGGCGGGGCGGTGCTGGCCGTCGCGACGGTCGCCGCGGTCGTCTGGCGGCACCACCCGCGCACGCCGCTGGTGGCCGTGCTGCTCGGGATCGCCGTCGGGGCGGCGATGGTCGCCGTCTGCCGCACCGCAGCCGGGGTGGTGACGACGTCGCTCGGCCTGGTCGTCGCCGGGCAGGCCGCCGCGCTGCTCGGCAGCCGGCGGCTGGCGCGTGGCCTGCTGCTGCTCGTCGTCGTCACGCTCGCCGGGGCGATGGTCGCGGCCCCGGTGCCGTTCCGCCCGGCGAGCTGGGTCGTGCTGGCCGTGATGACGGTCGTGACGAGCGAGCTGGTGACGTACCTGCTGTCGCGGCTGCGGGAGCTCGCCACGACGGACGACCTGACCGGGGTCCTGACCCGCGCGGCGTTCGACGAGCGCGCCGCCGCCGTGGTGGCGCGGACCACCCGCGACGGCCGGCCGGTGAGCCTGGTGTGCCTCGACGTCGACGACTTCAAGGAGGTCAACGACACCCAGGGGCACCAGGCGGGCGACGACGTCCTGGTGCGGCTCGTCGACGCCTGGCGGGGCACGCTCGGACGGCACGACGTCATCGGCAGGCGGGGCGGCGACGAGTTCGCGGTGGTGCTGGCCGGGCGCACCGCGGAGGACGCCGAGGTGTGGGCGCTGCAGGCCGACGCGGTGCGGGCGCCGGGGGACCCGACGTGGAGCCACGGCGTCGCCCAGGCGCGCCGGGACGAGCCCGTCCGCGAGGTGCTCGCCCGCGCGGACGCCGCCCTGTACGCGCGCAAGGGCGACCGCATGGCGGAGGGCCTCGCCTGA
- a CDS encoding COX15/CtaA family protein: protein MSSDVAAVPAPRPAPTRSAGWRERLAHPVLVANLVGQIGIVVTGGAVRLTGSGLGCSTWPQCEPGQFAPVFHEAATYHRFVEFGNRTLTGVLSVLAVLVILVVWPDRRRARSYRLLGFAPLLGVAAQAVIGGVIVLLHLHPAWVSLHFLVSMLLVVLSTLLVHRGREGDGAPVPVVPPAARALVPVLAVLLAVVLVLGAVTTGAGPHSGDEEVGYRFAVDPYLMARVHAASVWLFVAVLVALLVLNRRGPQVLRRRGRVMVALVALQGLIGYVQVATDLPVLLVLLHMLGAALLAAGTTRYLLTFRTRDVDAPGATAPAATAPAAPPA, encoded by the coding sequence GTGAGCTCCGACGTCGCCGCCGTGCCCGCGCCCCGCCCCGCACCGACCCGGTCGGCCGGCTGGCGCGAGCGGCTGGCGCACCCGGTGCTCGTGGCGAACCTGGTCGGGCAGATCGGCATCGTCGTCACGGGCGGCGCCGTGCGGCTCACCGGGTCCGGACTGGGCTGCTCGACGTGGCCGCAGTGCGAGCCCGGGCAGTTCGCGCCGGTGTTCCACGAGGCCGCGACCTACCACCGGTTCGTGGAGTTCGGGAATCGCACCCTGACGGGTGTCCTCTCGGTGCTGGCCGTGCTGGTGATCCTCGTCGTCTGGCCGGACCGCCGGCGCGCCCGCTCGTACCGGCTGCTGGGCTTCGCGCCGCTGCTCGGCGTCGCGGCACAGGCGGTCATCGGCGGGGTCATCGTGCTGCTGCACCTGCACCCGGCCTGGGTGAGCCTGCACTTCCTGGTGTCGATGCTGCTCGTGGTGCTGTCCACGCTGCTCGTCCACCGCGGGCGCGAGGGCGACGGGGCGCCGGTGCCCGTCGTGCCCCCTGCGGCCCGGGCGCTCGTCCCGGTCCTGGCGGTGCTGCTGGCGGTCGTGCTGGTGCTCGGCGCCGTCACGACCGGCGCCGGCCCGCACTCCGGCGACGAGGAGGTCGGGTACCGGTTCGCGGTCGACCCCTACCTGATGGCCCGCGTGCACGCCGCCTCGGTGTGGCTGTTCGTCGCCGTGCTGGTGGCGCTGCTCGTGCTCAACCGCCGCGGGCCGCAGGTGCTGCGCCGCCGCGGCCGGGTGATGGTCGCGCTGGTCGCCCTCCAGGGGCTCATCGGGTACGTGCAGGTCGCGACCGACCTGCCGGTGCTGCTCGTCCTGCTGCACATGCTCGGCGCCGCGCTGCTCGCGGCCGGCACCACCCGCTACCTGCTGACGTTCCGCACCCGGGACGTCGACGCCCCCGGCGCGACCGCCCCGGCGGCGACCGCGCCGGCGGCACCCCCCGCCTGA
- a CDS encoding ABC transporter permease, protein MTATTPDARASAPAPDAPDRAAPAARRVLAQARFETLAVLRNGEQLLVTLVIPVVALVALGRSSFVELDTGGAARLDVVTPGVLGLAVMAGSLTSQAIATAFDRRNGVLRLLATTPLGRGGLLAGKVLAVLAVAALQVLVVGATALVLGWRPDPAGLAPAALALLLGVAAFTALALLLAGTLRAEAVLAVANLLLVVLAVVGGVVLPVAELPDGWASVARWLPPGALGEALRTSLVDGGFPAAPLAALAVWALLLAAAVRRWFRWD, encoded by the coding sequence ATGACCGCGACCACGCCGGACGCCCGCGCCTCAGCACCCGCGCCGGACGCACCGGACCGCGCGGCGCCCGCCGCACGCCGCGTGCTCGCGCAGGCGCGGTTCGAGACGCTGGCCGTGCTCCGCAACGGCGAGCAGCTGCTCGTCACGCTCGTCATCCCCGTGGTGGCGCTCGTCGCCCTGGGGCGGTCGTCGTTCGTCGAGCTCGACACCGGGGGCGCTGCGCGGCTCGACGTCGTCACGCCCGGGGTGCTCGGCCTGGCCGTGATGGCGGGGTCGCTGACCTCGCAGGCGATCGCGACGGCGTTCGACCGGCGCAACGGCGTCCTGCGCCTGCTCGCCACGACGCCGCTCGGACGCGGCGGCCTGCTCGCCGGCAAGGTGCTCGCCGTGCTCGCCGTCGCGGCGCTGCAGGTGCTCGTCGTCGGCGCCACGGCGCTCGTCCTCGGCTGGCGCCCCGACCCCGCCGGCCTCGCCCCCGCCGCGCTGGCCCTGCTGCTGGGCGTCGCGGCGTTCACCGCGCTCGCGCTGCTGCTCGCCGGGACGCTGCGCGCGGAGGCGGTCCTCGCGGTGGCGAACCTGCTGCTCGTGGTGCTCGCCGTGGTCGGGGGTGTCGTGCTGCCCGTCGCCGAGCTGCCCGACGGCTGGGCGTCGGTGGCCCGCTGGTTGCCGCCGGGCGCCCTCGGCGAGGCGCTGCGCACGTCCCTGGTCGACGGCGGCTTCCCCGCGGCCCCGCTCGCGGCGCTGGCGGTCTGGGCGCTGCTGCTGGCCGCGGCCGTCCGGCGCTGGTTCCGCTGGGACTGA